Proteins from a single region of Arctopsyche grandis isolate Sample6627 chromosome 1, ASM5162203v2, whole genome shotgun sequence:
- the LOC143912696 gene encoding trypsin, alkaline B-like, whose translation MAISSLLLSLLFCLFHPVFANLDYAKIAHRKIQNGQAADITDVPYIVSILIDPNDDGNFVHTCGGAIIDANSILTAAHCINDRKHQPGIFKVRAGSTFNKNGGQVRDVIKMIIHPNYQRSTFDKDIALLFLSSLPLIKT comes from the exons ATGGCTATCTCTTCATTATTACTTTCATTGCTGTTTTGTTTATTCCATCCAGTATTTG CAAATTTGGATTATGCTAAAATTGCACATCGAAAGATACAAAATGGACAAGCAGCTGATATCACTGATGTTCCTTACATAGTATCAATCCTCATTGATCCGAATGATGATGGAAATTTTGTGCACACTTGTGGCGGGGCTATTATAGATGCAAACAGTATATTAACCGCTGCACACTGCATTAATGAccg GAAACACCAGCCTGGTATTTTTAAAGTGCGCGCAGGATCTACATTCAACAAAAATGGTGGACAAGTGAGGGATGTAATTAAGATGATCATTCATCCCAATTATCAACGTTCTACCTTTGATAAAGACATAGCTTTATTGTTCTTATCCAGTCTACCTTTGATAAAGACATAG